The window GGCGCACCGGGCGGTCGATTTCGCCAAGGAGATGCTGCGTGAAAAAGCGCCATTCGTGTGGAACACCACGCACCTGAGCGCGCAGATGCGCAAGAAGACGCTCGACCTGCTGTTTGCCTACGATGCCGAGGTCGAACTGGTGTACCTTGAGCAGCCGCCGCAGGTCATCTTCAAGCGCAATACGCAGCGCGATACCAGCCTGCCCAACAAGGCCATCGAGCGCATGCTGTTCAAATGGGAGGTGCCGCTGCCGACCGAGGCGCACATAGTGAGCTATTTGTCCTGAATAATCAGCCGACATTTAATGTGAATTCAGTTGCGAAACTTTTCATCAAGGAGTCGACTTCGTACAGTAACTGATCGCCTGCCTGGCCAAGCGGCGTCAGAAATGCTTGGCTTGCGTCCCAAAATCGCGATCGGATCCAGCTCGGGGCAGTCCATTTCACATGGTTTTCCCGAAGGCCGAATGCCGCGTTGTGGATGAAAGTAACTTCGGAAAACTTCACACTCGAATCGTCGTCGTATCACCATCCGTTTCGTTGTCTTTACGCAACAAAATATCCACGTGCAAGGAATAAAGCATTGGTGCGCGGATTCTGTTGCGGCTATTCTGAAATTGTAGACGCTCAAAGTTGACGAAAAATATATGACTTTAAAATAATGACATACAAAATCCAGCTTTCAATTTGACACGGGAATCGCGTTAAATCGGAATTGCACATGCACCGTGGAGGCGTAGGGAATGGATAGCGTCAGGGCAGGGCCGCAGCCGGCACAGGACACTGCGCGCGTGTCGGAGCGCGGGACCGCACCGGTGGTGGACGATTTTGTCGATGGACGTACGGCGACGGCGCAGCTGCGCCGGTTGCAGGAACTATGCGGCAGGTCGCAGCGGGTGGCACAACTATCGGCAGTCGCAACCCGTGTACACGCGAGATACGCGCCCACGCACCGCCAGGATGAAAACGTGATCCAGCGGGTACCGCGCGCTGGTGCTACTGCCGGCAACGGTGGCCGTGTCGGCTACGTCGTGCTCACCGCTGACGGGCCCCGCATACAAGTCACCTCCAGCAGCGGCCACCCGATTGGTGAGCCGGAACCGCTGGCCGGCTGGAGAGTCGATACTCCGCCGGCTGCCACTATGCACCATGCCGATATGCACCAGTGGGATGATCCGTCTGGTGACACGTCCCACGAATCTGACGTCGACGAAGGGTTCGAAGCGGAGATGGGCGAGAGCGAAGCCTCGTCCGATGATTCATCGAGCGAAGAGAGTATCGATGATGATGAGGAAGAATCATCGACGGACCAGCTCGTGGATGCGTCGGCCTTGCCGCCTTCGGTCACCACCATGCCGGCCTCTGCAGTTTTGGGCTTCCAGGCAAGCAATGCAAAAATCAAACGAACCCCCGGCCTGAGGAAACGAAAAAAAGACACGTCAAGCGATTCGAGTGATGATGAAACTGTCGGAAGATCAAAAGTCGGACGCGGTGCGCTCGGGGAAGCGGCCTCGTCGTCCCGTCAGCTCCCCCCAGGCACCCGGAGAAAAAATCATTTGCGCCGAAAGCGTTTTAACGTTGATAACTCGACTCCGGCGAGTGGTCACGTTTTGATCGGGGTGGAACCACGCCTCGAAGGGCGATCCTTCCAGCCTGAGAATGATGTGCAACGTGTTCAGCAAGTGATGAGACAGCTGACGACCGTACTGTTGGAAGAGTTCAAAGAGGGCGTTGAGGTTCAAGCACTGTTCATTCCAAAACTCAGGGCACTGTTCATTGCATCGAATAATGAAACAACGAACGACGCCATTCACGCAGCAATTACTGGGCATCAATCGTTCCTGGACTTCGTGCAGGATCAGCTTCTACCTAAACACCGTATTGCCAAACCCGGAAAAACCAAAGCCGGCAAGCAGAAATTGATTCCAAAGAAGGTCCGGGATAAAGCACTGAATCGGCGGGCGTCAAAACTGGCGCAGTACCTCAAGCGCACGAAACGCAGCCTGGCCCGCAGGAAAGGAGGGATGGTCGCTGCCTTTGTTCACTTGATAAAGACGGTCAAAAATATCGACCGGTTCGACCCGGACCAACCGCCGAGCGAGCAGGAAATTGGCAATCCTGGCCTCTTCATACTGGGAGAAAATCAGAAGGTGAAGGGACGTGAGGACTCATCCGAACACGCGGAAGTTAATTTCTTCCCTGTTATCGAGGAATTGGGTCTTACGCCGGAAGAATATATTATAGCCGGTCCAAAAGCCCCGTGCGCCACGTGTCTTGATAAAGGAGTCAGGCGGAATATTTTTTCTGAGAATCAAGACGGAGGGAAATTATTTCCCGGCCAGTTAGGCCGGAATTCGGACGGAGAATACGATTCATCAGATCTCGATACCATCGTCGACAGGATGACGAAGCGCGGGGTGGTCCAGTCAGCAACATATCAGTATGCCAATTCTGAAAGCGAATTTGAACACGAGACGACGTCCTCCGAGGAGGAAGAGGAAGAGGAAGAGGAAGAGGAAGAAGTAGAAGAATCGGAACAAGAAAACGAAGAGGAAAAAGAAGAAGAGAAGGAGGACGACGACGACGGAGGGTTGATGGCCGAATAGGATGAAGCGGAGTGCGTATGAAGCGATTCTGAGTGGGAGCCAAGTGGTTGGCGTCACACAAGCGTGTCATTGGTCAACCACAGACCTTGATTATATGAACGAGGTGGCGGAAGAAGCCAGGACTGCCAGCGACAGTTGCGCAATGCGGTAGCTCTGCAGGGAATGCGCAGCCATGTTTCGGATTGTCGCCAATGTCACGCCGCCCTGTTATGGTACAGCGGGGCGCCACGAGAGCCTGATGTAATCAGGTGGCGGCTGCCGCCGCCGTCGATAAAAAAAAAGGGCCGGAAATCGCTTCCCGGCCCCGAACTTACTTTACAACGAAATTACGCAGCGATTGCCTCGGCGCGTTGCTGCATGCGCGGGGCGTGCCTTGCATACACCGCGCTGGCGAACGCGCGCCCTTGCGAGAGCGAGCGCAAACTGGTCGTGTGACCGAACAGATTCGCCAGCGGCACATCGGCAACCACTTCAACGCGGCCGGTCTGCTCTTCGATGCCGAGCACCTTGCCGCCGCGGCGCTGCAGGTCGCCGATGACATCGCCCGCATTCACGGCCGGTGCATCGACGCTGACCGTCATGACCGGTTCCAGCATCAGCGGATGTGCACGTTTCAGCCCGGCCAAGGTGCCTTCCTTGGCCGCCACCGTGAACGCCATGTCGTTGCTGTCGACAGCATGGTAGTCGCCATCGAGCAGGGTCACCCTGACGCCCGTGACCGGGTAGCCGAGAGGACCTTGCGCCAGCGCCTGCCGCACGCCTTTTTCGATGGCCGGAATGAAGTTCGCAGGCACAACTCCGCCCTTGATCGCATTCTCGAAGGTAAACACGCCATCGAACTGTTCCACCCGCAAAACGACGCGTGCATACTGCCCGCTGCCGCCGTTTTGCTTCGACACTTTGCCTTCCAGTTCCACCGCAGGCCCGGCGATGGTTTCGCGATAGGCAACCTGAGGCGCACCCACCGTGACTTCCACGCCCGTTTCACGGCGCACACGTTCCAGCACCACGTCCAGATGCAGTTCGCCCATGCCCCACAGCACCGTCTCGCCGCTGAGCGGATCGCTTTCGAGGCGCAACGACGGGTCTTCGCGCCGGAAGCGGTCGAGCGCGGCGAGCATCTTGCCGCGATCGCCACCCTTGCCCGGTTCGATCGCCAGCGCCACCACCGGTTCACCTGCGTGAATGGTTTCCAGCACCAGCGGCACGGCCTTGGTCGACAAGGTATGCCCGGTCAACGCATCCTTCAGGCCGGCGATGGCAATAATACTGCCGGCCTGCGCCTGGGCGACGCCGGTGCGGCGGTCCGCATGGATCACATACAGCCGGCCCACGCGCACCGTCGTTTCGAGCGACGCATTCCACAGCACATCGCCTTCGCGCAGGGTGCCGCCGTACAGCCGCACGTACGACAGCGAACCGTGGTCGTCGTGCACCACCTTGAACACCAGCGCCGCCAGCGGGTCGGCATCGCCCGTGCCAACCGTCACCGGTGCACCGTCCAGGCGCGCCACCGGGGCGGCGCGTTCGTCGGGCGAAGGCAGCCAGTCGATGATGGCGTCGAGCAGCGGCTCGATGCCGGCATTGCGGTACGCCGAGCCGGAGAGTACCGGCACCGCGCGGCGCGCCAGCGTCATGGCGCGCAAACCAGTGCGCACATCCGCCGGCGACAGCGTGTCGTGCGCCAGGAAGGCGAGCGTGAGCGCGTCGCTGGCATCGGCCGCCACCGCGGCGGCATGCGCATAGGCCGCCTCGGCCGCCGCGTGCAGATGCGCGGGCAGGGCGCTTGAAGTCATCACGCCAGCCGCATCCCACGCGAGGAAACGCTTGCCGAGTACGTCGATGGTGCCTTCGAATGCATCGCCGGCGCCGGCCGGAATGCTCAAAGGCACGGCCAGGGCGCCGAGGCGCGACGCGATCTGGGCCACCACGCGGCCGAAGTCGGCACCGGTGCGGTCCATTTTATTGATGAATACAATGGTCGGCACGCCGTGTTTCTGCGCCTGGCGCCAGACGGTTTCGGTCTGGGGCTGGATGCCGGCGACGCCGCACAGCACCGTGACGGCGCCGTCGAGCACGCGCAGCGAACGTTCGACTTCGATGGCGAAGTCGATGTGGCCGGGTGTGTCGATCAGGGTGAAGGCGTGGCCGTTCCAGGCGCAGCGGGTGGCGGCCGCGCCGATGGTGATGCCGCGTTCCTTTTCCAGGTCCATGCTGTCCATGGTGGCGGTGCCTTCATGGACTTCGCCGGTGCGGTGGATCTCGCTGGTTTTCAGGAGAATGCGTTCGGACAGGGTGGTTTTGCCAGCGTCGATGTGGGCAATGATACCGAAGTTGCGCGAGTTGGCGCGAAGGACTGTAGCAGTCATGATGGTGCTTTCTAACATAGCGAGCGGTCGTGGATTGTCTTTGGGGACAAGCGCCGCGGGAGCCATGCGACCACCCTTGTTCAGTGATCCCGCGCGCGTTCTTCGTCGGCTGACTTCATGATATATATGCTCCTAAGCAACTACTGTGTGTGGGTGTGGAAAGCGAAACTGCGAAAATAAAAAAGGCCCGAAGTGGGCCTTTTTTGATGGGTGCTCGTCAAGAGCGAATCAAGGGGCGCACTGTCGCGGCCCGGGACGTTGTGAGCAACGTGCCGGGAGGGCGAAGGTAAAAAAGAGGATGTCCATTGAGTTCATGGCCGCAAGCTTATTGCCCCGTTTGAGAAATGTCAAGGGCTTATTCTGTTGTTGATTCGTCACGCAGAAGCGCGTTCCAGACCGTCCCTGCCACGTCGGGACCGGTATTTTTATCCAAACATTGAATATAACCAACATTTCAGCGTGCTCTGATGTGAAAATACTGTTCTGTTGCACAATCAATATTTACGCTGGCGCGCACATGCCGCGCGAGTGCCCGACAACATCGCAAAACACAGCAGGAATTTGAATATGAAACACCTCTCCAGCCGCTATGCGTGCGGCCTGATCGCCGCGCTACTGCTCTCGGCGTGCGCCACGCAGGAAAACGGAACGGCAGATGCGGCATCGGCCGGTATCGGCGCAGCCCCGGGCAGTCTGGTCGCCAACGGCAAACTGACGCCGGAAGGCGAGCTGCGGCGCGAACGCGCGTTCAAGGCGTACCAGGCAGGGAACAAGGCGCTGGCATATTCCGAATGGCTGGGGATCGCCGAGCAAGGCTTCGGCGAGTCGCAGTTCAATATCAGCGTGATGGAGAGCGATGGCGACACCGGCGCACCCAACGTGGCCAAGGCCCTGGCGTGGCTGCAGAAGGCGGCCGATGCCAATTATCCGGAAGCCCAGTTCCAGCTCGGCCAGCGCTACAACAAGGGCGATGGCGTGACCAAGGACGTGGCCAAGGCCGTGGCGTACTGGCGCAAATGTGCCGCGCTCGGCGAAAACCGCTGCGCGTACAACGCCGCGGTGGCGCTGGCATCGGGCATGGGCGTGCCGCAGGACCGTGCCGGCGCGATCGCGCTGTTCACCGAAGCGGGCAGCGGCCCGACGGCCCTGGTGCCGGCGCAGTCCGAGCTGGGTAAGATGTATCTGCAGGGCAGCGACAAGGAGCGCGACTACGCCAAGGCGCGCCAGTGGCTCGAACTTGCCGCGGCCGGCAACGATACTGATGCCCAGTACAACCTCGGCGTGATGTATGGCCAGGGCTTTGGCGTGAAGGCCGACAAGCGCAAGGCTGCCGCCTTGTACCAGCGCGCCGCCAAGCAGGGGCATCCGATGGCATCGAATAATCTCGGCGGCGCCTACCGCTTTGGCGAGGGCCTGCCGAAAGACCAGAAAAAGGCCGTGGCCCTGTTCAAGCAGGCCCACGACGGCGGCGACATGCAGGGTACCGTCAACCTGGCCGACATGACGTTCAAGGGCTGGGGCGTGCGCGCCAACAAGACAGCGGCAGTGGAACTGTACAAGGCCGCCGCCGATGCCGGCCATCCGGTCGCACGCTGCCGTTACGCGCAGGCGCTGCGCCATGGCGACGGCGTGGCGAAGAATGCGGGCCAGGCCAACCGTCTGCAGGAAGCGGCGAACAATGCCGGTACGCCTTGCGACAGCGATGCGCCGCTCGGCGAGTGGGTGGTCAACCGCAGGACCAGCGGCCGGTCCTGAACGGCACGGATGAGCGCTGACAGCGGCGCGGGAAGGCCAGGCCGCATATGCAATCCGGTTGCATTTGCTCCCGCCTTCGGCTATGATCGTGTTTTGCAACACAGTTGCACCAAGCAGCGCGAGTCTGGTCAGGTCGATGATAAAACAAGTAATTGGAGTGGCGGACTACGCCGGCATGACGGCGGCCGCATTGTGCCTGCTGCACTGCCTTGGGCCGCCGCTGCTGATGGCCGCTTTTCCCCTCATGAACTGGTTTCCGCATGACGATGGCCTGCATGCCTGGCTGCTGGTCCTGGTCGCGCTGCCGGCGCTGATTGCCCTGGTAGCCGGCTTTCGCCAGCACCGGCGCGCGCTGGTGCTCGCCCTGGGCGCGTGCGGTTTCGCCTGCTGCTGCGCGGCGGTGCTGGTCGCCGGCCCACGTTATGGCCACGGTGCCGAAGCCATATTGACCAGCATCGGCGGCTTGTTCATCTTCGCCGCCCACCTGAAAAACCGTTCGTTCTGCTCCGGCTGCACGCTGGCCGAACAGCCCGGCTGCTGCTGACCGTTCCCTTGCGCGCGGCGGGAAGTCTCCGGCCGCGCAGCCATTTTCCGGCCCTGCGCCGCCCGCCCGGCAACGTTTCCTTCCCCCCCCATTCCCTTGCCATGTACGCAGCGGGCTGAACGCAGCTGCGCGTATCGGCGAACATTGATTGCATACAACGCCTGGCCCGGGTGCCTGAGCCAGCGTCGATGCCGATACGCCAAAGCGATCGCGAGCCATTGTCCCAACTCAGCCGGATGAATCGCGCATCCCCTACGATTACCTGACTCTCCTGTGCTTTTCATGGAGCGGAACCATCAATCGTGAGGCAACCATGAAAACTGAACCAAACGACACGGGCGGGAATAAGCTCGCCACGGTTAGCAATAACGTCGCTCCGGTAGAGCAGGGAATGCAAAACGCAATGGAAAATGCCCCCGGTATGATTAAGACGATAAATTCGAGGCGTACGCAAAACTTCACCCATGAAGCTTGCACAAGGAAGTGCGGGCCAGCTAATCATTCGGGAACAGGCGTCCAGGCGCCCGGATGCCGAAGTCAGAAAATGAAACGCAGTATCCGGGATATGACATGCCACAGCGCTTTGGGAACATCGTTATCGCCGTCTTCCGGTAATTTGCCGGCGCCCGCAATCACGCTGCCTCCTTGCGCACGCCATGCATCGCGACAGGCCGTTATCTGGCGGGTCGAGGCGGCCGCCGGGCAGGTGCACTGCGCGCACACGGTGGCGCCGGACGCATTTGCCGTCCCGCAGCTCAGGCACGACCAGATGTAGTCAGGCATATGGAATGATCAGAAAAAAGAAGCTGCCGATGATACACGCTGGCGCCGGCAATATTGGCAAAGCGCTCATCCAGGCACCGTGCTTTCTTGTATCATGAGCAGCTTTGATTTTCCGGTCAGGATCGCCCCGATGTTTGCTTTGAACTTGAGCGCCGCTGGCGCCTTTTCCGCCGTGCTGTCGTGCGCCGCCATGGCGGCTGGCACGCCGGTGCGCCAGTCCT of the Massilia violaceinigra genome contains:
- a CDS encoding SEL1-like repeat protein yields the protein MKHLSSRYACGLIAALLLSACATQENGTADAASAGIGAAPGSLVANGKLTPEGELRRERAFKAYQAGNKALAYSEWLGIAEQGFGESQFNISVMESDGDTGAPNVAKALAWLQKAADANYPEAQFQLGQRYNKGDGVTKDVAKAVAYWRKCAALGENRCAYNAAVALASGMGVPQDRAGAIALFTEAGSGPTALVPAQSELGKMYLQGSDKERDYAKARQWLELAAAGNDTDAQYNLGVMYGQGFGVKADKRKAAALYQRAAKQGHPMASNNLGGAYRFGEGLPKDQKKAVALFKQAHDGGDMQGTVNLADMTFKGWGVRANKTAAVELYKAAADAGHPVARCRYAQALRHGDGVAKNAGQANRLQEAANNAGTPCDSDAPLGEWVVNRRTSGRS
- the fusA gene encoding elongation factor G; protein product: MTATVLRANSRNFGIIAHIDAGKTTLSERILLKTSEIHRTGEVHEGTATMDSMDLEKERGITIGAAATRCAWNGHAFTLIDTPGHIDFAIEVERSLRVLDGAVTVLCGVAGIQPQTETVWRQAQKHGVPTIVFINKMDRTGADFGRVVAQIASRLGALAVPLSIPAGAGDAFEGTIDVLGKRFLAWDAAGVMTSSALPAHLHAAAEAAYAHAAAVAADASDALTLAFLAHDTLSPADVRTGLRAMTLARRAVPVLSGSAYRNAGIEPLLDAIIDWLPSPDERAAPVARLDGAPVTVGTGDADPLAALVFKVVHDDHGSLSYVRLYGGTLREGDVLWNASLETTVRVGRLYVIHADRRTGVAQAQAGSIIAIAGLKDALTGHTLSTKAVPLVLETIHAGEPVVALAIEPGKGGDRGKMLAALDRFRREDPSLRLESDPLSGETVLWGMGELHLDVVLERVRRETGVEVTVGAPQVAYRETIAGPAVELEGKVSKQNGGSGQYARVVLRVEQFDGVFTFENAIKGGVVPANFIPAIEKGVRQALAQGPLGYPVTGVRVTLLDGDYHAVDSNDMAFTVAAKEGTLAGLKRAHPLMLEPVMTVSVDAPAVNAGDVIGDLQRRGGKVLGIEEQTGRVEVVADVPLANLFGHTTSLRSLSQGRAFASAVYARHAPRMQQRAEAIAA
- a CDS encoding MerC domain-containing protein, which gives rise to MIKQVIGVADYAGMTAAALCLLHCLGPPLLMAAFPLMNWFPHDDGLHAWLLVLVALPALIALVAGFRQHRRALVLALGACGFACCCAAVLVAGPRYGHGAEAILTSIGGLFIFAAHLKNRSFCSGCTLAEQPGCC